The Hymenobacter sp. DG01 genome has a segment encoding these proteins:
- a CDS encoding NUDIX hydrolase: MTPTSAPHVDENHNPWQRLNSEIKYQNPWIRVREDQIINPAGNPGIYGVVSMKNKALGIIPVDAEGNTWLVGQYRYALSEYSWEIPMGGGPVELDILESAQRELREETGLLAARWTNIMRLHTSNSVTDEEGFVFLAQELTQGDVEPEETEDLRLWKLPLAQAVELVMESRITDAISVAGLLKAARLLGV; this comes from the coding sequence ATGACCCCTACCTCCGCTCCGCACGTTGACGAAAACCATAACCCCTGGCAGCGCCTGAACTCGGAAATCAAGTACCAGAATCCCTGGATTCGGGTGCGGGAAGACCAAATCATCAACCCCGCCGGCAACCCGGGTATTTATGGGGTAGTGTCCATGAAGAATAAAGCCCTGGGCATCATTCCGGTTGACGCGGAAGGCAACACCTGGCTGGTGGGCCAGTACCGTTACGCCCTGAGCGAGTACAGCTGGGAAATTCCGATGGGTGGCGGCCCCGTGGAGCTGGATATCCTGGAATCGGCGCAGCGGGAGCTGCGCGAAGAAACCGGTCTGCTGGCTGCCCGCTGGACCAACATCATGCGCCTGCACACGTCCAACTCCGTCACGGATGAAGAAGGCTTCGTGTTTCTGGCCCAGGAGCTAACCCAGGGCGACGTGGAACCCGAAGAAACCGAGGATCTGCGCCTCTGGAAGCTCCCCCTGGCCCAGGCGGTGGAGCTGGTAATGGAGAGCCGCATCACGGACGCCATTAGTGTGGCCGGCCTGCTGAAAGCCGCCCGGCTGCTGGGCGTGTAG
- the gatC gene encoding Asp-tRNA(Asn)/Glu-tRNA(Gln) amidotransferase subunit GatC, whose translation MSTDLATLRGLAHLARLEFDATKEQQMLGDLNKILDWVDQLRQLDTTDVEPLVHLSQEINVLRPDEPQNTVSHQDGLRNAPRKDSDYFRVPKVLD comes from the coding sequence GTGAGCACCGACCTTGCTACCCTTCGCGGCCTGGCCCACCTGGCCCGCCTTGAGTTTGACGCCACCAAAGAGCAGCAGATGCTCGGCGACCTGAACAAGATTCTGGACTGGGTGGATCAGCTCCGCCAGCTGGATACCACCGACGTAGAGCCGCTGGTACACCTGTCCCAGGAAATTAACGTGTTGCGCCCCGACGAGCCGCAAAACACGGTAAGCCACCAGGATGGCCTGCGCAACGCCCCGCGCAAAGACTCCGACTACTTCCGCGTACCTAAAGTGCTGGACTAA
- a CDS encoding 1-acyl-sn-glycerol-3-phosphate acyltransferase translates to MSRLLRFIGHRLYTTWATFWFVMPFVLTYPLQWALSQRPAWHRYLHALNRYWSKLFIRMWGMPVETVGAHRLPVGQPCVYVANHSSYIDIPLLFRTIPGWLNIMGKSSLAQVPVWGPIFGRAYITVDRESAVSRGRAMVQARRTLEAGRSVVIFPEGAISKTPGQQLEPFKDGAFQLAIAAGVPVVPITMPLNHRFMPDVSGLRVRYSRLAIIVHEPIPTTGLTTADAPALKQQAYDLIASALRPEAGGIPEASTWRPAEPEPLVRA, encoded by the coding sequence ATGTCGCGCTTACTCCGCTTTATCGGCCACCGATTGTACACCACCTGGGCTACGTTCTGGTTTGTAATGCCGTTCGTGCTGACGTATCCGCTGCAGTGGGCCCTAAGCCAGCGCCCTGCCTGGCACCGCTACCTGCATGCTCTCAACCGATACTGGAGCAAGCTTTTCATTCGGATGTGGGGCATGCCGGTAGAAACCGTAGGCGCCCATCGGCTGCCGGTTGGCCAACCTTGCGTGTACGTAGCCAACCACAGCTCCTACATTGATATTCCCCTGCTGTTCCGCACCATTCCTGGCTGGCTTAATATTATGGGTAAAAGCTCGCTGGCGCAGGTGCCGGTGTGGGGTCCCATCTTCGGGCGGGCCTACATTACCGTGGACCGCGAAAGTGCTGTGAGTCGGGGCCGCGCGATGGTGCAGGCCCGCCGCACGCTGGAAGCGGGCCGCTCCGTGGTTATCTTCCCGGAAGGCGCTATTTCCAAAACTCCCGGCCAGCAGCTGGAACCCTTCAAGGATGGAGCCTTTCAGCTGGCCATTGCGGCTGGGGTGCCCGTGGTGCCCATTACCATGCCCCTGAACCACCGGTTTATGCCCGATGTTAGCGGCCTGCGGGTGCGCTACTCCCGCCTGGCCATCATCGTGCACGAACCTATTCCAACCACTGGTCTCACCACCGCCGATGCCCCAGCCCTGAAACAGCAGGCCTACGACCTTATTGCCAGCGCCCTGCGGCCCGAGGCCGGGGGCATTCCGGAGGCCAGCACCTGGCGGCCGGCGGAACCGGAACCCCTGGTGCGGGCCTGA
- a CDS encoding lipopolysaccharide assembly protein LapB yields the protein MPAASSTVSPRPRQWHGPLLLLALCAVLAVAAAGWHYFTAEDAVLPVQPVAQLTPVPTTVATVRIGLEALPVQANTYLVTQTYDVAGPFLRSEAAFALVGLLGVALAYFLAVISRLARPAFVAGMALVIFLLMSLNADLLNVFDAGQQYFLVLALAALGLPAYYFHAFHPETSLLKRLLLFGLLVAGLGALLFTQSPAPAEVTALHLSGFFTVSGAVAFALVVVWVAFENVHGLLWLNTQADTPAARFGVLPFVLASGLYLGTLLLYYWNNGEVEIAPGWHLDPLVLLLPAVVIGWLRLRRRATTYQAWVPYHSGMQLLYLALVLLGAAALGYALATANDPLLLAARDFTALALLCVGGAFLLYVLLNFAPLLRQKLPVHRVVYEPRRFPFYAMYGLGLGLLGLVLLRNQFIIANQVKAGYYNNLGDLARLQSELTPDDLSQALLAERYYAESDVLDQHNHKASLGRAALYRFRQQRQNEINILRRALSRRPSERISLRLAALYNEPRDFFDRLNVLRDALKAAPRSARLNGDLAQLYTRSALTDSVKVYQERAEAAAPTDAVLLANRLAYLIRQQQWAAANTLMPQGLSTTDDALRSNALLLARFTGQPAGTVALPDTATALTTAGFARLYHDGLNRALRRDTTLLALLPHLAARPENGAYLDQLNFLRAFTQHYGGRPVAAQTTILPLATGSGPATAYYQQLQGLWLLDQHLPAPAALRLAEARQNGSSTAALPAAYALALTNQPDSARRVARQAAVGADLASIPPARRLLAVLDPDFRTFYQQAPDSLQVQYLVVRGDELPATDLIQTARSLSAPALRTEALLAQLPRAMQAGQLAAARQALTDFAPPVNAPAASRWNVLRGELYTREKQWLALRQLIAQGRFEGFDQFYRLYFRAALAEADKQPKSAAQLYAQLVREAPFVENGVVAAADFYTRQRNFSAAYNTLLRGIEYNPESVVLLKAYVLAAVPVGLTEYAEAPLAHLGALLSPADYVTFRTEYAARRAAYASSGTPWN from the coding sequence GTGCCTGCTGCTTCCTCCACCGTTTCGCCGCGCCCGCGCCAGTGGCACGGCCCGCTTTTGCTTCTTGCGCTATGCGCCGTGCTGGCTGTGGCAGCAGCGGGCTGGCACTATTTCACTGCCGAAGATGCCGTCCTGCCGGTGCAGCCGGTAGCACAGCTAACCCCGGTGCCTACTACCGTGGCTACCGTGCGCATTGGCTTGGAAGCACTACCCGTGCAGGCTAATACCTACCTGGTCACGCAAACCTACGATGTGGCCGGGCCCTTTCTGCGCTCGGAAGCGGCGTTTGCCTTGGTAGGTTTGCTGGGGGTAGCCCTGGCCTATTTTCTGGCCGTTATCAGCCGCCTGGCCCGGCCCGCCTTTGTGGCTGGCATGGCCCTGGTCATCTTCCTGTTGATGTCCTTGAATGCGGACTTACTGAATGTATTTGATGCCGGGCAGCAGTACTTTCTGGTGCTGGCATTAGCCGCGCTGGGGTTACCCGCCTACTATTTCCACGCCTTCCATCCGGAAACCAGCCTGCTGAAACGCCTGCTGCTCTTCGGACTTCTGGTAGCTGGTTTAGGAGCCTTATTGTTTACGCAGAGCCCGGCCCCGGCCGAGGTAACGGCCCTGCACCTGAGCGGCTTCTTTACAGTAAGTGGCGCGGTAGCTTTTGCACTGGTGGTGGTGTGGGTGGCCTTCGAGAATGTGCATGGCCTGCTATGGCTAAACACCCAGGCCGATACGCCGGCGGCACGCTTTGGCGTGCTACCCTTCGTGCTGGCCAGTGGCTTGTATCTGGGCACGCTGCTGCTTTACTACTGGAACAATGGGGAGGTAGAAATAGCCCCTGGCTGGCACCTTGATCCGCTGGTGCTGCTGCTGCCGGCCGTGGTCATTGGCTGGCTGAGGCTCCGGCGCCGGGCTACCACCTACCAGGCCTGGGTGCCCTACCACTCCGGCATGCAGCTACTGTATCTGGCGCTGGTACTGCTGGGCGCGGCTGCCCTCGGGTACGCGCTGGCTACCGCCAACGACCCGCTGCTGCTGGCTGCCCGCGACTTCACAGCCTTGGCGCTGCTGTGCGTGGGCGGTGCTTTTCTGCTGTACGTGCTGCTGAACTTTGCCCCCTTGCTGCGCCAGAAGCTGCCGGTGCACCGCGTGGTGTATGAGCCCCGGCGCTTTCCGTTCTATGCCATGTACGGCTTGGGCCTTGGGCTGCTGGGCCTGGTGCTGTTGCGCAACCAGTTTATCATCGCCAACCAGGTAAAAGCGGGCTACTACAACAACCTGGGCGACCTAGCCCGCTTACAAAGCGAGCTTACCCCCGATGACCTTTCGCAGGCGCTGCTGGCCGAACGCTACTATGCCGAGAGTGATGTGCTGGACCAGCACAATCACAAGGCCAGCCTGGGCCGGGCGGCGCTGTACCGCTTCCGTCAGCAGCGCCAGAACGAAATCAATATTCTGCGCCGGGCCCTGAGCCGTCGTCCATCCGAAAGAATCTCGCTCCGCTTGGCGGCCCTCTACAACGAGCCCCGCGACTTTTTCGACCGCCTCAATGTGCTGCGCGACGCGCTGAAGGCCGCCCCCCGAAGCGCCCGCCTCAACGGCGACCTGGCCCAGCTCTACACTCGCTCTGCCCTTACCGATTCGGTGAAGGTATATCAGGAGCGGGCCGAAGCAGCAGCCCCCACCGATGCAGTGCTGCTGGCTAACCGCCTTGCCTACCTAATCCGGCAGCAGCAATGGGCTGCGGCCAATACGCTTATGCCGCAGGGCCTGAGCACCACCGACGACGCCCTGCGCAGCAACGCCCTATTGCTGGCTCGCTTCACGGGCCAGCCCGCGGGCACTGTTGCTCTACCCGATACAGCAACGGCCCTGACAACCGCTGGCTTTGCCCGCCTCTACCACGATGGCCTGAACCGGGCCCTGCGCCGCGACACTACGCTACTGGCTCTGTTGCCCCACTTGGCGGCCCGGCCGGAAAATGGTGCCTACCTCGATCAGCTGAATTTCCTGCGGGCTTTTACCCAGCACTATGGTGGCCGGCCGGTGGCGGCCCAAACAACCATTCTGCCGCTGGCAACCGGCTCGGGCCCCGCTACCGCGTACTACCAGCAGCTACAAGGCCTCTGGCTGCTCGACCAACACCTACCGGCGCCGGCGGCTCTTCGCTTAGCGGAAGCCCGGCAAAATGGCTCCTCCACGGCAGCCCTCCCGGCGGCCTATGCCCTGGCGCTGACCAACCAGCCCGATTCAGCGCGCCGCGTAGCCCGTCAAGCCGCGGTAGGCGCTGACCTGGCCTCCATTCCTCCTGCCCGCCGGCTACTGGCAGTGCTCGACCCGGATTTTCGTACGTTTTACCAACAGGCTCCCGATTCGCTACAGGTACAATATCTGGTTGTTCGTGGCGACGAACTACCCGCCACTGACTTAATCCAAACCGCTCGGAGCTTATCGGCGCCGGCCTTACGCACGGAGGCGCTGCTGGCTCAGCTGCCCCGCGCAATGCAGGCCGGGCAACTGGCTGCGGCCCGCCAGGCCCTAACGGATTTTGCGCCACCGGTTAATGCACCGGCCGCCTCGCGTTGGAACGTGCTGCGTGGCGAGCTGTACACCCGGGAAAAACAGTGGCTCGCCCTTCGGCAGCTCATCGCGCAAGGCCGTTTTGAGGGATTTGACCAATTTTACCGCCTTTATTTCCGAGCAGCACTGGCCGAAGCCGACAAGCAGCCAAAATCAGCCGCACAACTGTACGCCCAACTGGTTCGGGAGGCCCCCTTCGTAGAGAATGGGGTAGTAGCCGCCGCTGATTTCTACACCCGTCAGCGCAACTTTTCAGCGGCCTATAACACGCTGTTGCGGGGCATCGAGTACAACCCTGAGTCGGTGGTCCTGCTTAAGGCTTACGTGCTGGCAGCCGTGCCGGTGGGCCTCACCGAGTACGCGGAGGCGCCCCTAGCTCACTTGGGTGCGTTGCTTT